In Deltaproteobacteria bacterium, the DNA window TCAATCCGGTCCTCGTAGAGCGACTCTTTGGACTCGATGTGGCCATTCACCAGATCGAAACTCTCCACCGGCTTGATGTCGTCCCCCTTCCAGCGAAACCATATCCAAAAATCGGCCGTGAACTGATTGTCTTTCAGGCTCAAAGAGGGAATCTGGTTCATATAGACGCCGATATAGACCTCGTGCTGTTTATCGGTCCCATCCTGGGCTTTGGCCTTCGGAAGAAAAAAACCGGCGACCAGATAAAAAAGGATGAATGGAATGATGAATGTTCGGCGCATGAGGATTTTCGCTCCGGATACGGCCAGGATCATAAAAACAAAATTGGAGGGAGGTCAAAGAGAATTATGAAAGCTCCGCCGTTTCTTCCAGCATCTTTCGCATGCCGATCAGACGTGTTTTCAGCGGTATCCAGAATTCTCTTGGGGCCGTTTTCAGTTTTTGTTCCAGCCTTTTTAAATCCATTTCGAGGCGCGCCTTCAAAATGAGGTGCGGCGGCGTCCGATGAGGCTGTTTAACCAGCGGAGTGTGCGAGAGAAGCCAGAGGGCCCACTTGGTGGGATCGTAATGGTGCCAGCGGACGCCGTTTCGATAATCCCCCTGAAAGCGGTGGTGATAATTATGATTGTGTTCGCCGCACAAAAGCGGGGCCAACCACCAGACATCGCGCGCCGAGTTTTCGTCGCTGTAAGGCTGGGCGCCAAACTTGTGGGCCACCGAGTTGATGGTAAAGGTGGTGTGATGCGTGATCACAATCCGCAAAATCCCCGCCCACAACAACATTCCCATCGGCCGACCGATCAAAAGTCCAATCAGCAGAGGAATACCGAAGGCAAGAGGGATGGAAACCCAGATCCAGTATTTGTGTTGTCTCATCACCCATTTGTCTTTGGCCAGATCGGGCACATTGTCCAAGAGGGTTGAGCGGGATTCGGGGTCTTTGGCCAATTGCCAGCCGATATGGGCCCACCAGAATCCTTTTTTGATATTGTACGGGTCTTTGTCGGTATCGACATATCGATGATGAAAACGGTGATCGGAAGCCCACACCAACGCCGACTGCTGAAAGGCGGCGGCGCCGA includes these proteins:
- a CDS encoding acyl-CoA desaturase yields the protein MITLLKKVQWFTLPFLLLTVFIAFGGLAFYIPRYGVHPLEPIVCAVYVFIIAMVVSGGYHRYFAHKTFQCHPILKVFYLIVGAAAFQQSALVWASDHRFHHRYVDTDKDPYNIKKGFWWAHIGWQLAKDPESRSTLLDNVPDLAKDKWVMRQHKYWIWVSIPLAFGIPLLIGLLIGRPMGMLLWAGILRIVITHHTTFTINSVAHKFGAQPYSDENSARDVWWLAPLLCGEHNHNYHHRFQGDYRNGVRWHHYDPTKWALWLLSHTPLVKQPHRTPPHLILKARLEMDLKRLEQKLKTAPREFWIPLKTRLIGMRKMLEETAELS